One stretch of Desulfatibacillum aliphaticivorans DSM 15576 DNA includes these proteins:
- a CDS encoding sensor histidine kinase produces the protein MKLGRPRLRSILLVVNLVVLLLPLGGIAVFRLYETELVKQTEASLIGQGTLVASMFRVEMARQFDLALDQGEAWDLAYGNPLDPQFTPREKDVYDPIPPRLDIATEPILPQGRDAVPPQHPPDIFAKAAGDAIMPVIISSRNTTLTGTRVLDYQGTVVASSGTEMNESLLVREEVPRALKGEHVSLLREREQDPSIGRQSRVRVFVAIPVIYGNRVWGAVVLSRTPLDLNKGLYLIRWHLLEAGAILLGVVLLVTTLTTLAISRPMKRLVRQAEQVASGGEGAAPLKHPGTREVAQLSEALSGMAATLSQRAEQTRVFANNVSHGFKTPLTSLSASVELLRDPDLDMSDEERARFLEMMESDITRLDHLVKRLMELAKADTTERKGETVDAILVLESLEEKYRNQGRDISVSHSGNIGKVGMARESLESILVNLLENAWFHGPEDVQVCMEAGVDFEDEEERVVIRVSDNGPGISPGNASRVFNPFFTTAAQSGGSGMGLSIVASLVKSHGGAITLDQDAPGACFVISLPRMPA, from the coding sequence ATGAAACTGGGGCGGCCCCGGCTGAGATCCATCCTGCTGGTTGTAAACCTGGTGGTGCTCTTGCTGCCCTTGGGCGGGATCGCGGTTTTTCGGCTGTACGAAACCGAGCTGGTCAAGCAGACCGAAGCCAGCCTTATCGGCCAGGGAACCCTGGTGGCCTCCATGTTCCGGGTGGAAATGGCCCGCCAGTTCGACCTGGCCCTGGATCAGGGCGAGGCCTGGGATCTGGCTTACGGCAATCCCTTGGACCCGCAATTCACCCCGCGGGAAAAAGACGTGTACGACCCTATCCCGCCCCGGCTGGACATCGCAACCGAGCCTATCCTGCCTCAAGGCAGGGACGCGGTTCCGCCCCAACATCCCCCGGATATTTTCGCCAAAGCCGCGGGCGACGCCATCATGCCCGTCATCATATCGTCCCGCAACACCACGCTGACCGGCACCAGGGTTCTGGATTACCAGGGGACCGTGGTGGCGTCCTCGGGCACGGAAATGAACGAGTCCCTGCTGGTGCGGGAAGAGGTTCCCAGAGCCTTGAAAGGCGAGCACGTGAGCCTGCTCAGGGAAAGGGAGCAGGACCCTTCCATCGGCAGGCAAAGCCGGGTGCGGGTGTTTGTGGCCATTCCCGTCATATACGGAAACCGGGTCTGGGGCGCGGTGGTGCTTTCACGCACGCCCCTGGACTTGAATAAAGGCCTGTACCTGATTCGGTGGCATCTTTTGGAAGCCGGCGCCATTTTGCTTGGCGTGGTCCTGCTGGTGACCACCCTCACCACCCTGGCAATAAGCCGGCCCATGAAAAGGCTGGTCCGGCAGGCCGAGCAGGTTGCGTCAGGCGGGGAGGGCGCAGCGCCGCTCAAGCACCCGGGAACCAGGGAGGTTGCCCAGTTGTCCGAAGCATTGTCCGGCATGGCCGCAACCCTCTCTCAAAGGGCGGAGCAAACCCGCGTCTTCGCCAATAACGTGTCCCACGGTTTCAAAACGCCCCTTACCTCCCTTTCCGCCTCGGTGGAGCTGTTGCGCGATCCTGACCTGGACATGAGCGACGAGGAAAGGGCGCGGTTCCTGGAAATGATGGAGTCGGACATCACACGCCTGGATCACCTGGTGAAGCGCCTCATGGAACTGGCCAAGGCGGACACGACCGAGCGTAAAGGCGAAACCGTGGACGCGATTCTTGTTTTGGAATCCCTGGAGGAAAAATATCGGAACCAGGGCCGGGACATCTCCGTGTCGCATAGCGGAAACATTGGCAAGGTGGGCATGGCCAGGGAATCCCTGGAGTCCATCCTGGTCAATTTGTTGGAAAACGCCTGGTTCCACGGACCGGAGGACGTGCAGGTTTGCATGGAGGCCGGCGTGGATTTTGAGGACGAAGAGGAAAGGGTGGTCATCCGGGTTTCGGACAACGGTCCGGGCATCTCTCCCGGCAACGCCTCCCGGGTTTTCAACCCCTTTTTCACCACCGCCGCCCAAAGCGGAGGCTCGGGCATGGGACTGTCCATTGTGGCCTCCCTGGTGAAATCCCACGGAGGAGCCATCACCCTGGATCAGGACGCCCCCGGCGCCTGCTTTGTCATCTCCCTGCCGCGTATGCCTGCTTAA
- a CDS encoding response regulator transcription factor, with protein MAKAPTIMVVDDDAHIREVVGFALKKEGFQTIQAKDGLQAVKMFAEAAPDLVILDILMPEMDGTEVCKKIRADSDVPIIFLSSKDDEIDRILGLELGGDDYVTKPFSPRELIARVKARLRRRLTEAKPAVSLQEKLGAILEKGRLRLDVDAHIVSWDSVRVELTHREFRILQTLMGYPEKIFTREELIDGAYGRDHFVSDRTIDSHIKSVRKKLAAVGGEAIRTAHGVGYQLGECT; from the coding sequence ATGGCCAAGGCCCCGACCATTATGGTGGTGGATGACGACGCCCATATCAGGGAAGTGGTGGGATTCGCTCTTAAAAAGGAGGGATTTCAAACCATCCAGGCCAAAGACGGCTTGCAGGCCGTAAAGATGTTTGCGGAAGCCGCCCCGGACCTGGTCATCCTGGACATCCTCATGCCCGAAATGGACGGCACCGAGGTGTGCAAAAAAATCCGGGCGGACTCGGACGTTCCCATCATTTTTCTTTCCTCCAAGGACGACGAAATCGACCGTATTTTAGGCCTGGAACTGGGGGGCGACGACTACGTGACCAAACCTTTCAGCCCCCGGGAGCTTATTGCAAGGGTCAAGGCCCGGTTGAGGAGAAGGCTGACCGAAGCCAAGCCCGCGGTTTCGTTGCAGGAAAAACTGGGCGCCATTCTGGAAAAAGGCCGCCTGCGCCTGGACGTGGACGCCCATATCGTGTCCTGGGATTCCGTCCGGGTGGAGTTGACCCACCGGGAATTTCGGATTTTGCAGACCCTCATGGGCTATCCCGAGAAAATTTTCACCCGGGAGGAGTTGATCGACGGCGCCTACGGCCGGGATCATTTTGTCAGCGACAGAACCATTGACAGCCACATCAAGTCGGTGCGGAAAAAGCTGGCCGCCGTGGGCGGAGAAGCCATCCGCACCGCCCACGGGGTGGGGTATCAATTAGGGGAGTGCACATGA
- the creD gene encoding cell envelope integrity protein CreD, which translates to MEDYRGELPDQNRKISPATVKMITIIVLIFLLMIPTGLISGLINERSGRRMEAVDEISSKWGNAQMLCGPFITLPYKVLHRDTNAKGEPRTYYTHHKAHFLPNELNISGEVKPMTLSRGIYEAVVYNSTLNLTGAFKKFDLEKLGVNPQTVEWDKASLEIGISEMRGVTRRVSGEFNKVALNMDPCLSSLDVFQTGISSPIEANASQDNYTFSFAIDINGSYALQFIPLGQTTSVHLKSDWSSPSFFGAFLPSKRKVDPGFTASWNILDLNRDYPQAWTDRSYTVNSSSFGVKFINTADAYQQSERALKYAILFILITFVGFFLVEVITKVRIHPIQYALVGMAIVIFYLLLVSVSEHIAFGGAYLASCIAVMILVTGYSSSVLKSRKFALIVGGVYAVLYGYLFILLQLEDYSLVSGVAGLAVLLGLTMYLTRNIDWYAVEL; encoded by the coding sequence ATGGAGGATTACAGAGGAGAATTGCCTGATCAAAACCGGAAAATCAGCCCGGCCACCGTTAAAATGATAACCATCATCGTCCTGATTTTTCTGCTCATGATCCCAACGGGTCTGATCTCGGGATTGATCAACGAAAGGTCCGGCCGCCGCATGGAGGCGGTGGACGAAATATCCTCCAAATGGGGCAATGCACAAATGCTGTGCGGACCTTTCATCACCCTGCCTTATAAGGTCCTTCACCGGGACACCAACGCCAAGGGCGAACCCAGAACATACTACACGCACCACAAAGCGCATTTTCTGCCAAACGAGCTTAACATCAGCGGGGAGGTCAAACCCATGACCCTGTCCAGAGGCATATACGAAGCGGTGGTTTACAACTCCACCCTGAATCTTACCGGAGCATTTAAAAAATTCGATTTGGAAAAACTGGGCGTTAATCCCCAGACCGTGGAGTGGGACAAGGCAAGCCTTGAAATCGGAATATCCGAAATGCGCGGGGTGACCAGGCGGGTTTCAGGCGAATTCAACAAGGTTGCCTTGAACATGGACCCCTGCCTGTCCTCCCTGGATGTGTTTCAAACGGGCATTTCATCGCCTATTGAAGCGAATGCATCGCAAGACAACTACACCTTTTCTTTTGCAATCGACATCAATGGAAGCTACGCCCTGCAATTCATTCCATTAGGACAAACAACGTCTGTCCATCTAAAATCCGACTGGTCCAGCCCCAGCTTTTTCGGCGCCTTCCTGCCCAGTAAAAGGAAGGTGGACCCGGGGTTCACCGCTTCCTGGAACATCCTGGACCTGAATAGGGACTATCCCCAGGCTTGGACGGACAGATCGTACACTGTCAACTCCTCGAGTTTCGGCGTAAAATTCATCAACACAGCCGATGCCTACCAGCAGTCGGAGCGAGCCTTGAAATACGCCATTTTGTTCATCCTCATCACCTTTGTGGGCTTCTTTTTGGTGGAGGTCATAACCAAGGTGCGCATCCACCCCATCCAGTACGCATTGGTGGGCATGGCCATCGTCATATTTTACCTGCTTTTGGTTTCCGTGTCCGAGCACATCGCCTTTGGCGGCGCCTATCTGGCCTCGTGCATTGCAGTCATGATTCTGGTGACAGGATATTCCTCCAGCGTGCTGAAAAGCAGAAAATTCGCCCTGATCGTGGGCGGGGTCTATGCGGTTTTATACGGGTATTTGTTCATTCTGTTGCAGTTGGAGGATTACTCCCTGGTTTCGGGCGTAGCCGGGTTGGCCGTGCTTTTGGGCCTGACCATGTATTTGACCCGCAACATAGACTGGTACGCGGTGGAGTTATAG